One Egicoccus halophilus genomic region harbors:
- the dnaJ gene encoding molecular chaperone DnaJ — translation MAPQREWLEKDYYEVLGVARHASADDIKKAYRRLARQNHPDANPDDPQAERRFKDVGEAYAVLGDESRRREYDEIRRLGAAGFGGGAGGFGGGFDGGDLGDLLSQMFGGAAAGGAARGGGPFGAGAPFNRRRTPSRKGTDLRADVHLTFEDALAGVRTTLRITGDGACDTCQGSGAAPGTSPTVCSNCGGRGQVAIDQGPFSFAQPCQACGGRGQQIPHPCGTCGGSGRVVKPRELNVRVPAGVKDGAVIRVAGRGGPGTGGGPSGDVLVTVHVAPHPRFGRRGDDVTLEVPIGFGEAALGTKLTVPTPNAHQRTIKVPAGTASGRTFRIRGEGAPRRGGGHGDLLVTVKVQVPAKLSREQKRLLQEFATQDPTPDERERLLFGSDVGG, via the coding sequence GTGGCACCACAGCGTGAGTGGTTGGAGAAGGACTACTACGAGGTGCTCGGGGTGGCCCGGCATGCCTCCGCCGACGACATCAAGAAGGCCTACCGCCGCCTGGCGCGGCAGAACCACCCGGACGCCAACCCCGACGACCCGCAGGCCGAGCGACGGTTCAAGGACGTCGGCGAGGCCTACGCGGTGCTCGGCGACGAGTCGCGACGCCGGGAGTACGACGAGATCCGCCGCCTCGGTGCGGCCGGATTCGGCGGCGGCGCCGGCGGGTTCGGCGGCGGCTTCGACGGCGGCGACCTCGGGGACCTGCTCTCCCAGATGTTCGGCGGCGCGGCGGCCGGCGGCGCGGCGCGAGGCGGCGGCCCGTTCGGGGCCGGCGCCCCGTTCAACCGTCGACGGACGCCGTCGCGCAAGGGCACCGACCTGCGCGCCGACGTCCACCTGACCTTCGAGGACGCCCTGGCCGGCGTGCGCACGACCCTGCGCATCACCGGCGACGGTGCCTGCGACACCTGCCAGGGCTCGGGCGCCGCGCCCGGGACCTCGCCGACGGTCTGCAGCAACTGTGGGGGTCGCGGGCAGGTCGCGATCGACCAGGGGCCGTTCTCGTTCGCGCAGCCGTGTCAGGCCTGCGGCGGTCGCGGACAGCAGATCCCGCACCCGTGCGGCACCTGTGGTGGCAGCGGCCGGGTGGTCAAGCCGCGGGAGCTCAACGTCCGCGTGCCCGCCGGTGTCAAGGACGGCGCGGTGATCCGCGTGGCCGGTCGGGGCGGGCCCGGCACGGGCGGGGGCCCGTCCGGTGACGTGCTGGTCACCGTCCACGTCGCCCCCCACCCCCGGTTCGGGCGCCGCGGCGACGACGTGACGCTCGAGGTCCCGATCGGCTTCGGCGAGGCGGCCCTGGGCACCAAGCTGACGGTGCCGACGCCCAACGCCCATCAGCGCACCATCAAGGTGCCGGCGGGCACGGCCAGCGGTCGCACCTTCCGGATCCGTGGGGAGGGCGCGCCCCGCCGTGGTGGCGGGCACGGCGACCTGCTCGTGACCGTCAAGGTCCAGGTGCCCGCGAAGCTCAGCCGCGAGCAGAAGCGACTGTTGCAGGAGTTCGCGACCCAGGACCCGACCCCCGACGAGCGGGAGCGGTTGCTGTTCGGGTCCGACGTCGGCGGCTGA
- a CDS encoding heat shock protein transcriptional repressor HspR, with protein MAAPPTSDEAPERTGATSPQHFLEPHASSGWSWSRRDDDEPEVTDRFRPQDDDDTPVYVISVAAELADLHPQTLRAYEREGLLHPARTEGGTRRYSRRDVERLRLIRTLTQDEGLNLAGVRVVLELGEKLEGARRRIGELEEMVRVLAARVEQRPPAERFEIVKAPTRDLEVHQLRRRTGQRPAARPPVQRATPIPPPERRMAGEG; from the coding sequence GTGGCTGCACCTCCCACCTCGGACGAGGCGCCCGAGCGCACCGGCGCCACGTCGCCGCAGCACTTCCTGGAGCCGCACGCGTCGAGCGGTTGGTCGTGGTCGCGCCGCGACGACGACGAGCCCGAGGTCACCGACCGCTTCCGACCGCAGGACGACGACGACACGCCGGTCTACGTGATCTCGGTGGCTGCCGAGCTCGCCGACCTGCATCCGCAGACCCTGCGTGCCTACGAACGCGAAGGGCTGCTGCACCCGGCGCGGACCGAGGGTGGCACGCGCCGCTACTCACGCCGGGACGTCGAGCGCCTGCGGCTGATCCGCACCCTGACCCAGGACGAGGGGCTCAACCTCGCCGGGGTCCGGGTCGTGCTCGAGCTCGGCGAGAAGCTCGAGGGAGCCCGCCGCCGCATCGGCGAGCTCGAGGAGATGGTGCGGGTGCTGGCCGCCCGCGTCGAGCAGCGCCCTCCCGCCGAGCGCTTCGAGATCGTCAAGGCGCCCACGCGGGACCTCGAGGTCCACCAGCTGCGGCGGCGTACCGGGCAGCGGCCGGCGGCGCGTCCGCCGGTGCAGCGCGCCACGCCGATCCCACCGCCCGAGCGCCGGATGGCCGGCGAGGGCTGA
- a CDS encoding trans-sulfuration enzyme family protein, giving the protein MPVETRVHTAAVHAGRRDLRDLGVHAPPLDRSTTNPLTSLQVGTDSLDAMAAGGHPQGSSVYARLHNPTVARWEQAIARLESADEAVAYGSGMAAMTAVLLAAGAVGRHVVAVRPLYGCTDHLLQSGLLGCEVSWATPDGLAAAVRPDTALVVAETPANPTLRLLDLRAMVAAAGGVPVLVDNTFATPILQQPLQLGVTWSLHSATKALSGHGDVMAGVVATSVDRAAALRQVRILTGGLLDPQAAWLLHRSLPTLPLRVEAAQATAGVLAPRLADHPAVATVHYPGLPGADPLGLVGTQMAGPGGVLAFDLHGGYEAAAGVLKAVELLTPAVSLGSTDTLLQHPAGLTHRIVGDDARDAGGITPGMLRLSAGLEDVEDLWTDLAAALALVSDA; this is encoded by the coding sequence ATTCCGGTGGAGACCCGTGTGCACACTGCTGCTGTCCATGCCGGGCGTCGCGACCTCCGGGACCTCGGTGTCCACGCACCACCGCTGGACCGCTCGACGACCAATCCGCTGACGAGTCTGCAGGTCGGCACCGACAGCCTCGACGCGATGGCGGCCGGTGGGCACCCGCAGGGCTCGTCGGTGTACGCCCGCCTGCACAATCCCACCGTCGCACGCTGGGAGCAGGCGATCGCCCGGCTCGAATCCGCCGACGAGGCGGTCGCCTACGGCTCGGGCATGGCCGCCATGACCGCGGTGCTGCTGGCGGCCGGGGCCGTCGGCCGTCACGTCGTCGCCGTCCGCCCGCTGTACGGCTGCACCGACCACCTGCTGCAGAGCGGGCTGCTCGGCTGCGAGGTGAGCTGGGCCACCCCCGACGGGCTCGCCGCGGCGGTGCGGCCGGACACCGCCCTCGTGGTGGCGGAGACGCCGGCGAACCCGACGCTGCGTCTGCTGGACCTGCGCGCGATGGTCGCGGCGGCCGGCGGGGTGCCGGTCCTGGTCGACAACACCTTCGCGACCCCGATCCTCCAACAGCCGTTGCAGCTGGGGGTCACCTGGTCGCTGCACAGCGCCACCAAGGCCCTGTCCGGTCACGGCGACGTCATGGCCGGGGTCGTGGCCACGTCCGTCGACCGGGCCGCCGCGCTGCGCCAGGTCCGCATCCTCACCGGTGGGCTGCTCGACCCGCAGGCGGCCTGGCTGCTGCACCGCAGCCTGCCGACCCTGCCGTTGCGGGTCGAGGCGGCGCAGGCCACGGCGGGCGTGCTCGCACCGCGGCTCGCCGACCATCCGGCGGTCGCCACGGTGCACTACCCGGGCCTGCCCGGTGCCGACCCGCTCGGCCTCGTCGGCACGCAGATGGCCGGCCCCGGCGGCGTGCTCGCCTTCGACCTGCACGGCGGGTACGAGGCGGCGGCCGGCGTCCTCAAGGCCGTGGAGCTGCTCACCCCGGCGGTCAGCCTCGGCTCGACCGACACCCTGCTGCAGCACCCGGCCGGGCTCACCCACCGCATCGTCGGTGACGACGCCCGTGACGCCGGCGGCATCACGCCCGGGATGCTGCGCCTGTCCGCCGGTCTCGAGGACGTCGAGGACCTGTGGACCGACCTGGCCGCAGCCCTGGCTCTCGTGTCCGACGCGTAG
- a CDS encoding Lrp/AsnC family transcriptional regulator has product MFPLDRTDRVLLHALQADGRATVKELGAAAGLSPSAAHERVRRLQRAGVVTGVHAALDPSAVGIGLQALIQVQLTRHSRETLASFREHALSLPETLAVAHVTGAMDFLVRVGVRDSDHLRDLALDAFTTRPEVARLETAIVYEHVLATHWPVVTRDER; this is encoded by the coding sequence ATGTTCCCGTTGGACCGGACGGATCGCGTGTTGCTGCACGCCCTGCAGGCGGACGGGCGCGCCACGGTCAAGGAACTGGGTGCCGCGGCCGGGCTGTCACCGTCGGCGGCGCACGAACGGGTCCGCCGGCTCCAGCGGGCCGGTGTGGTCACCGGCGTCCACGCCGCGCTCGACCCGTCGGCGGTCGGCATCGGGCTGCAGGCACTGATCCAGGTCCAGCTGACCCGCCACTCCCGTGAGACGTTGGCCTCGTTCCGCGAGCACGCCCTGTCGCTGCCCGAGACGCTCGCGGTCGCCCACGTCACCGGCGCGATGGACTTCCTCGTCCGCGTCGGTGTGCGTGACAGCGACCACCTGCGTGACCTGGCGTTGGATGCGTTCACGACCCGCCCCGAGGTGGCGCGGCTCGAGACCGCGATCGTCTACGAGCACGTCCTGGCGACGCACTGGCCGGTCGTCACCCGCGACGAGCGTTGA
- a CDS encoding M14 family zinc carboxypeptidase codes for MSRSLVRRRLTALVGAACLLLAVPLSASAQPAVQPGGPFVPPAQGEPNRSAILSFADVERELLSLERRSKGALSLDVVGHSGEGRPLYLATIGTGPERVWIQGRIHGNEPYGPDAALDFLKTLVAGGKHARDVLSEVTFAVIPMYNPDGSEAYIRQDTVNRIDLNRDWGVDQDIFDRLNEVRVQRGQNPLSQRTFDNYTQLRAVESQAFWYAFAEFRPHYMIDIHHQGSYLVDGSNEQTTFSVGISLDELMLSGDQWNTVRRMGVLAADAADRHGAVTTTRYPYINIPEGVVSAAMLNGPGPEGEYADWTPRGAMFFESRGGIGQKSRGYLIKQNVDGLWAITDAIADGTLDTVDADRWSSIPARGAFLPASGPDRNY; via the coding sequence ATGTCCCGTTCCCTGGTCCGTCGGCGCCTCACGGCGCTGGTCGGCGCCGCCTGTCTGCTGCTGGCGGTCCCGTTGTCCGCGTCCGCCCAACCGGCCGTGCAGCCGGGTGGCCCCTTCGTGCCACCGGCGCAGGGCGAGCCCAACCGTTCCGCCATCCTGTCGTTCGCCGACGTCGAACGCGAGCTGCTGAGCCTCGAGCGGCGCAGCAAGGGCGCGCTGTCGCTCGACGTCGTCGGCCACAGCGGCGAGGGGCGGCCCCTGTACCTCGCCACCATCGGCACCGGCCCGGAGCGGGTCTGGATCCAGGGTCGCATCCACGGCAACGAGCCCTACGGCCCCGACGCGGCGCTCGACTTCCTCAAGACGCTGGTCGCCGGCGGCAAGCACGCGCGCGACGTCCTGTCCGAAGTCACCTTCGCCGTGATCCCGATGTACAACCCGGACGGCTCCGAGGCCTACATCCGCCAGGACACGGTCAACCGGATCGACCTCAACCGGGACTGGGGCGTCGACCAGGACATCTTCGACCGGCTGAACGAGGTGCGGGTCCAGCGGGGCCAGAACCCGCTGTCGCAGCGGACCTTCGACAACTACACGCAGCTGCGTGCGGTCGAGTCGCAGGCCTTCTGGTACGCGTTCGCCGAGTTCCGGCCGCACTACATGATCGACATCCACCACCAGGGCAGCTACCTGGTCGATGGCTCGAACGAGCAGACGACGTTCTCGGTCGGCATCTCGCTCGACGAGCTGATGCTGTCGGGTGACCAGTGGAACACCGTGCGCCGCATGGGCGTGCTGGCCGCCGACGCGGCCGACCGGCACGGCGCGGTCACCACGACCCGCTACCCGTACATCAACATCCCCGAGGGTGTGGTGTCGGCCGCGATGCTCAACGGGCCGGGTCCCGAGGGTGAGTACGCCGACTGGACCCCGCGCGGGGCGATGTTCTTCGAGTCGCGGGGTGGCATCGGGCAGAAGAGCCGCGGCTACCTGATCAAGCAGAACGTCGACGGGCTGTGGGCGATCACCGACGCCATCGCCGACGGGACGCTCGACACGGTCGACGCCGACCGCTGGAGCTCGATCCCGGCACGGGGCGCGTTCCTGCCGGCCTCCGGCCCGGACCGCAACTACTGA
- the clpB gene encoding ATP-dependent chaperone ClpB, with product MDLDRLTRKSQEALQQAGGFARERNHPEVGSAHLLLALVSQADGVVLPLVQRLGVTPTTLRNRLAEVLSATPAAYGSSGDVRFNTGLVGSLERATEEAAQLGDDYVSTEHLLLALTDGGDRTAALLRESGITRDAILGVLKDVRGAQKVTSKDPEATYEALEKYARDLTALARDGKLDPVIGRDEEIRRTIQVLVRRTKNNPVLIGEPGVGKTAIVEGLARRIVEGDVPTLLEDKRLLELDLSAMVAGAKYRGEFEERLKAVLKEIEASEGRVITFIDELHMMVGAGAAQGAMDAANMLKPLLARGQLRMIGATTLAEYREIEKDAALERRFQPVHVAEPSVPDTVGILRGLKERYEVHHGVRITDDAIVAAAGLSDRYLTDRFLPDKAIDLLDEAAARLRIAIDSLPPEIDEVDRRMRQLEIERVSLAKEETDSARARLADLDAELADLRERDTAMRARWQQEKGAIEQLQAAKEELEQVREQAAAAERDGDYEKVSELRYARIPDLERRITDAQQRIEAQRAAGESLLEEEVTETEIAEVVGRWTGIPVTKLIESEAAKLVHLEEQLHRRVVGQDEAVEAVANAVRRSRSGIADPDRPLGSFLFLGPTGVGKTELARALAEFLFDDERAMVRIDMGEYQEKHTVARLIGAPPGYVGYDEGGQLTEAVRRRPYRVVLLDEVEKAHPDVFNVLLQVLDDGRLTDGQGRTVDFRNVVVIMTSNLGSQHILDLTASQEQLRDRVTADVQAHFRPEFLNRIDETVIFSRLAPEQLRAIVDIQLGRLRRRLAERDLELEVTDAAMDWLAERGYDPLYGARPVKRLLRRAVEDRLAKALLDGSIVDGQHVVVDVADDGELQVGGRDPVAVA from the coding sequence GTGGATCTCGACCGCTTGACCCGCAAGTCGCAGGAGGCCCTGCAGCAGGCCGGTGGGTTCGCGCGTGAGCGCAACCACCCCGAGGTCGGTTCGGCGCACCTGCTGCTCGCCCTGGTCTCCCAGGCCGACGGCGTCGTGCTGCCGCTCGTGCAGCGCCTCGGGGTGACACCGACGACGCTGCGCAACCGACTGGCCGAGGTGCTCTCGGCGACACCCGCGGCGTACGGGTCCTCGGGCGACGTCCGCTTCAACACCGGGCTCGTCGGCAGCCTCGAGCGTGCCACCGAGGAGGCCGCCCAGCTCGGTGACGACTACGTCTCCACCGAGCACCTCCTGCTCGCCCTCACCGACGGTGGCGACCGCACCGCGGCGCTGCTGCGCGAGTCGGGCATCACCCGGGACGCGATCCTCGGGGTGCTCAAGGACGTCCGCGGGGCGCAGAAGGTGACCTCCAAGGACCCCGAGGCGACCTACGAGGCGCTGGAGAAGTACGCGCGCGACCTCACCGCGCTGGCGCGCGACGGCAAGCTCGACCCGGTGATCGGCCGCGACGAGGAGATCCGCCGCACGATCCAGGTCCTGGTGCGGCGCACGAAGAACAACCCGGTCCTGATCGGTGAGCCCGGCGTCGGCAAGACCGCCATCGTCGAGGGCCTCGCGCGACGCATCGTCGAGGGCGACGTCCCGACGCTGCTCGAGGACAAGCGGCTGCTCGAGCTCGACCTGTCGGCGATGGTCGCCGGTGCGAAGTACCGCGGCGAGTTCGAGGAGCGGCTCAAGGCGGTGCTCAAGGAGATCGAGGCGTCCGAGGGGCGCGTCATCACCTTCATCGACGAGCTGCACATGATGGTCGGCGCCGGCGCGGCCCAGGGCGCGATGGATGCCGCCAACATGCTCAAGCCGTTGCTCGCCCGCGGGCAGCTGCGCATGATCGGCGCGACGACGCTGGCCGAGTACCGCGAGATCGAGAAGGACGCGGCGCTCGAGCGGCGCTTCCAGCCGGTCCACGTCGCCGAGCCCTCGGTGCCCGACACGGTCGGGATCCTGCGCGGCCTCAAGGAGCGCTACGAGGTCCACCACGGCGTGCGCATCACCGACGACGCGATCGTGGCCGCCGCCGGCCTGTCGGACCGCTACCTCACCGACCGGTTCCTGCCGGACAAAGCCATCGACCTGCTCGACGAGGCCGCGGCCCGGCTGCGGATCGCGATCGACTCGCTGCCGCCGGAGATCGACGAGGTCGACCGCCGGATGCGCCAGCTCGAGATCGAGCGGGTCAGCCTCGCCAAGGAGGAGACCGACTCGGCCCGGGCACGGCTGGCCGACCTCGACGCGGAACTGGCCGACCTGCGCGAGCGCGACACCGCCATGCGGGCGCGCTGGCAGCAGGAGAAGGGCGCCATCGAACAGCTCCAGGCCGCCAAGGAGGAGCTCGAGCAGGTGCGCGAGCAGGCGGCCGCCGCCGAGCGCGACGGCGACTACGAGAAGGTCTCCGAGCTGCGCTACGCCCGCATCCCGGATCTCGAGCGCCGCATCACCGACGCGCAGCAGCGCATCGAGGCGCAGCGCGCCGCCGGGGAGAGCCTGCTCGAGGAGGAGGTCACCGAGACCGAGATCGCCGAGGTCGTCGGCCGCTGGACCGGGATCCCGGTCACCAAGCTGATCGAGTCCGAGGCCGCGAAGCTCGTGCACCTCGAGGAGCAGCTGCACCGACGCGTCGTCGGTCAGGACGAGGCCGTCGAGGCGGTCGCCAACGCCGTGCGTCGCAGCCGCAGCGGGATCGCGGATCCGGACCGGCCGCTGGGCAGCTTCCTGTTCCTCGGCCCGACCGGCGTCGGCAAGACCGAGCTCGCCCGGGCACTGGCGGAGTTCCTGTTCGACGACGAGCGCGCCATGGTCCGCATCGACATGGGTGAGTACCAGGAGAAGCACACCGTCGCCCGGCTGATCGGCGCGCCCCCCGGGTACGTCGGCTACGACGAGGGCGGCCAGCTCACCGAGGCGGTGCGACGGCGGCCGTACCGGGTCGTGCTGCTCGACGAGGTCGAGAAGGCCCACCCGGACGTGTTCAACGTGCTGCTGCAGGTGCTCGACGACGGCCGGCTCACCGACGGACAGGGCCGCACGGTCGACTTCCGCAACGTCGTGGTGATCATGACGTCCAACCTCGGCTCGCAGCACATCCTCGACCTCACCGCGTCGCAGGAGCAGCTGCGCGACCGGGTGACGGCCGACGTGCAGGCCCACTTCCGGCCGGAGTTCCTCAACCGCATCGACGAGACGGTGATCTTCTCGCGACTTGCTCCCGAGCAGCTGCGGGCCATCGTCGACATCCAGCTCGGGCGGCTGCGTCGCCGGCTGGCGGAGCGCGACCTCGAGCTCGAGGTCACCGACGCGGCGATGGACTGGCTCGCCGAGCGCGGCTACGACCCGCTCTACGGGGCGCGACCGGTCAAGCGGCTGCTGCGTCGCGCGGTCGAGGACCGGCTCGCCAAGGCGCTGCTCGACGGCAGCATCGTCGACGGCCAGCACGTGGTGGTCGACGTCGCCGACGATGGCGAGCTGCAGGTGGGCGGCCGCGATCCGGTGGCCGTGGCGTGA
- a CDS encoding DUF3253 domain-containing protein: protein MSDPGGQLEAAILALLARRAPQATICPSEAARAVAGDDGDWRARMPAARDAAARLADAGEIRVLQGGATVDVRTARGPVRLGREPRED, encoded by the coding sequence GTGAGCGATCCGGGCGGGCAGCTCGAGGCGGCGATCCTCGCGCTGCTCGCCCGCCGCGCCCCGCAGGCCACGATCTGCCCGTCCGAGGCGGCGCGGGCCGTGGCCGGTGACGACGGCGACTGGCGGGCACGGATGCCGGCTGCCCGCGACGCCGCGGCCCGGCTCGCCGACGCGGGCGAGATCCGGGTCCTGCAGGGCGGGGCGACGGTCGACGTACGCACCGCCCGCGGCCCGGTCCGGCTCGGCCGGGAACCGCGCGAGGACTGA
- a CDS encoding DUF2269 family protein, with amino-acid sequence MSLYSVLVFVHVVAAIAVVGGSLFGPLMGVALRRTETVGQLRAVTGYVEGAGTVAGAGALAVLASGLYLGFAGNWWGSGWIEVSLAMFALAGFLALGVADPSIKRLRTALVDAPDGPVTAAFDRLRREPRRTVAEGLLLGIDVTIVFLMTNKPGFVGALTAAAVGITAGAVFAVREHHHDTSALALPATEPETPATATG; translated from the coding sequence ATGTCGCTGTACTCGGTGTTGGTGTTCGTCCACGTGGTGGCGGCGATCGCCGTCGTGGGCGGCTCGCTGTTCGGACCGTTGATGGGCGTCGCCCTGCGACGCACGGAGACGGTCGGGCAACTGCGGGCGGTCACCGGCTACGTCGAGGGCGCCGGGACCGTCGCCGGCGCAGGGGCGCTGGCGGTGCTCGCCAGCGGGCTCTACCTCGGCTTCGCCGGCAACTGGTGGGGCTCGGGGTGGATCGAGGTGTCGCTGGCGATGTTCGCGCTCGCGGGGTTCCTGGCGCTGGGCGTCGCCGACCCGTCGATCAAGCGGCTCCGCACCGCGCTCGTGGACGCTCCCGACGGGCCGGTCACCGCGGCGTTCGACCGCCTGCGGCGTGAGCCGCGCCGCACGGTCGCCGAGGGGCTGCTGCTCGGCATCGACGTCACGATCGTGTTCCTGATGACCAACAAGCCCGGGTTCGTCGGCGCGCTGACGGCCGCAGCGGTCGGGATCACGGCCGGCGCGGTGTTCGCGGTCCGCGAACACCACCACGACACCAGCGCACTCGCCCTGCCCGCCACCGAGCCGGAGACCCCGGCCACCGCCACCGGCTGA
- a CDS encoding NCS2 family permease, translated as MPEQTRNRTRETASGGSPLERFFRLREHGTDVRTELVAGLTTFLAMAYIVFVNPDVLGAAGLDTGAVFVATCLAAALGTLIMGLYANFPIAQAPGMGLNAFFAYTVVIGLGVPWETALAGTFVSGVLFLVLALTGVREAVINAIPLQLKLAVGAGIGLFIAFIGLKNAGIVVEAAPGTTVVELGDLGTPTTLLAIFGILVTCLFLMRGLRGAIFYGIVATALAGVVFGINDLAGVVAPVPSLSPTLGAAFGALPELLTVQMLVVVFTMLFVDFFDTAGTLIAVSNQAGLLDEQGRLPRANRALVSDSVATMGGAMLGTSTTTSYIESSAGVGTGGRTGLTSVSTAALFLLALFFSPLLSIVSGEVTAAALILVGVMMARGLGQIEWDRLEYAIPAFVTVVAMPLTYSIATGIALGLLLFPLMMLFKGRVREVHPVMWVLLVAFAAYFLWLAE; from the coding sequence GTGCCCGAACAGACCCGGAACCGGACCCGCGAGACCGCTTCCGGGGGCTCGCCCCTCGAGCGGTTCTTCCGGCTGCGCGAGCACGGCACGGACGTGCGCACCGAGCTGGTCGCCGGTCTGACGACGTTCCTGGCGATGGCCTACATCGTGTTCGTCAACCCCGACGTGCTGGGCGCGGCCGGCCTGGACACCGGCGCCGTGTTCGTCGCCACCTGTCTGGCGGCTGCGCTCGGCACGCTGATCATGGGCCTGTACGCGAACTTCCCCATCGCGCAGGCGCCCGGCATGGGCCTCAACGCCTTCTTCGCCTACACGGTCGTGATCGGCCTCGGGGTGCCGTGGGAGACCGCGCTGGCCGGCACGTTCGTGTCCGGCGTGCTGTTCCTCGTGCTGGCGCTCACGGGCGTGCGCGAGGCCGTCATCAACGCCATCCCCCTGCAGCTCAAGCTGGCCGTCGGTGCCGGCATCGGACTGTTCATCGCCTTCATCGGCCTGAAGAACGCCGGCATCGTGGTCGAGGCGGCCCCCGGCACCACCGTCGTCGAGCTCGGTGACCTCGGCACCCCGACGACCCTGCTCGCCATCTTCGGCATCCTGGTCACCTGCCTGTTCCTGATGCGCGGCCTGCGCGGCGCGATCTTCTACGGCATCGTCGCCACGGCACTGGCCGGGGTGGTGTTCGGGATCAACGACCTGGCCGGCGTGGTGGCACCGGTCCCGAGCCTGTCGCCCACCCTCGGGGCCGCGTTCGGTGCCCTGCCCGAACTGCTGACCGTGCAGATGCTCGTCGTGGTGTTCACGATGCTGTTCGTCGACTTCTTCGACACGGCCGGGACCCTGATCGCCGTCAGCAACCAGGCCGGGCTGCTCGACGAGCAGGGCCGTCTGCCGCGCGCCAACCGTGCGCTGGTGTCCGACTCGGTCGCCACCATGGGCGGGGCGATGCTCGGCACCTCGACCACCACGTCCTACATCGAGTCGTCCGCGGGGGTCGGCACCGGCGGGCGGACCGGGTTGACCTCGGTGTCCACCGCGGCGCTGTTCCTGCTCGCGCTGTTCTTCTCGCCGCTGCTGTCGATCGTCAGCGGCGAGGTGACCGCCGCGGCGCTGATCCTCGTGGGCGTGATGATGGCCCGGGGACTCGGACAGATCGAATGGGACCGCCTCGAGTACGCCATCCCGGCGTTCGTGACCGTGGTGGCGATGCCGCTGACCTACTCGATCGCGACCGGCATCGCGCTGGGCCTGCTGCTGTTCCCACTGATGATGCTGTTCAAGGGGCGCGTCCGCGAGGTCCATCCCGTGATGTGGGTCCTGCTGGTCGCCTTCGCCGCGTACTTCCTCTGGCTCGCCGAGTAG